A window of Auraticoccus monumenti contains these coding sequences:
- a CDS encoding tRNA (cytidine(34)-2'-O)-methyltransferase yields MGCPVRILFHSPRIPQNSGNAIRLAAVTGAELHLAGPLGFELTDARLKRAGLDYHELASFTVHDDLEAAYAALLPARVFAFTAHGTTLHTDPAYRAGDVLLFGPEPTGLDPEVLADARVTDRVRIPMLPERRSLNLANAASIAVYEAWRQHSFA; encoded by the coding sequence ATGGGTTGCCCGGTCAGGATCTTGTTCCACTCCCCGCGGATCCCGCAGAACTCGGGCAATGCGATCCGGCTCGCGGCGGTCACCGGGGCCGAGCTGCACCTCGCCGGGCCGCTGGGCTTCGAGCTGACCGACGCCCGGCTCAAGCGGGCCGGGCTGGACTACCACGAGCTGGCCAGCTTCACCGTTCACGACGACCTCGAGGCCGCCTACGCCGCGCTGCTGCCGGCGCGGGTGTTCGCCTTCACCGCCCACGGCACCACCCTGCACACCGATCCCGCCTACCGGGCCGGGGACGTCCTGCTGTTCGGCCCCGAGCCCACCGGGCTGGATCCCGAGGTGCTGGCCGACGCCCGGGTCACCGACCGGGTGCGGATCCCGATGCTGCCCGAGCGGCGCTCGCTCAACCTGGCCAACGCCGCCTCGATCGCCGTCTACGAGGCCTGGCGCCAGCACTCCTTCGCCTGA
- a CDS encoding helix-turn-helix domain-containing protein → MSEEDRSLGERLRLLRRERQMSQSDLGGDRFSGSYVSHVEKGRRRLSAEMVAYFAGRLGIDPRRITDAEAPGSAAPHAPARVAESVTALADAQLAFGEHRFPVAARLAESAARRATAAGDDAGAWSLTMLQARSLFEADELHRAAELAMSLVEHPLAVAAPLLQVEALLLACRASRFSGDLAVAVEQGERALHTARASTHLDLQAHAAVFLLGALMEADRSDRAEEICGWLVDHLDRIDSVQVSGLAHWALGNMGWLTGDVEGGLAHQAAAARLLSPHVDLRDWARFRKAAAVLRLQHGHTEGVLELLQQAGDGLRIVGNPSDLTELRLTEARYRLLTGSVEEAAALVGFCLGDTSLDDAPHSRAEAEALLADVEQARGRLVESGQACLRSALLFEQAGAYQRSVEMWRRHAHVLDVSIG, encoded by the coding sequence GTGAGCGAGGAGGACCGGTCGCTCGGAGAGCGGCTCAGGCTGCTCCGACGCGAGCGCCAGATGTCGCAGAGCGACCTGGGTGGGGACCGCTTCAGCGGGAGCTACGTGTCCCACGTCGAGAAGGGTCGGCGTCGTCTGTCGGCCGAGATGGTCGCCTACTTCGCCGGACGACTCGGCATCGACCCCCGACGCATCACCGACGCCGAGGCCCCCGGATCCGCTGCCCCCCACGCCCCCGCCCGGGTCGCCGAGAGCGTCACGGCCCTGGCTGACGCGCAGCTGGCCTTCGGCGAGCACCGCTTCCCGGTGGCGGCACGGCTGGCCGAGAGCGCGGCCAGGCGGGCGACCGCCGCGGGCGACGACGCCGGCGCCTGGTCGCTGACCATGCTGCAGGCCCGGTCGCTGTTCGAGGCCGACGAGCTCCACCGGGCCGCGGAGCTGGCGATGTCCCTGGTCGAGCACCCCCTCGCCGTGGCCGCACCGCTGCTCCAGGTCGAGGCGCTGCTGCTGGCCTGCCGGGCCAGCCGCTTCAGCGGTGACCTCGCCGTGGCCGTGGAGCAGGGCGAACGCGCCCTGCACACCGCCCGGGCCTCCACCCACCTCGACCTCCAGGCGCACGCGGCGGTCTTCCTGCTCGGCGCCCTGATGGAGGCCGACCGGTCCGACCGCGCGGAGGAGATCTGCGGCTGGCTGGTCGACCACCTGGACCGGATCGACTCGGTCCAGGTCAGCGGGCTGGCGCACTGGGCGCTGGGCAACATGGGCTGGCTGACCGGAGACGTCGAGGGGGGTCTGGCCCACCAGGCCGCCGCCGCGCGGCTGCTCAGCCCGCACGTCGACCTGCGTGACTGGGCCCGCTTCCGCAAGGCCGCGGCCGTGCTCCGCCTGCAGCACGGGCACACCGAGGGCGTGCTGGAGCTGCTCCAGCAGGCCGGGGACGGCCTGCGCATCGTCGGCAACCCCAGCGACCTCACCGAGCTCCGGCTGACCGAGGCGCGCTACCGGCTGCTCACCGGCTCGGTCGAGGAGGCCGCCGCCCTGGTCGGGTTCTGCCTCGGCGACACCAGCCTGGACGACGCCCCGCACTCGCGGGCCGAGGCCGAGGCGCTGCTCGCCGACGTGGAGCAGGCGCGCGGGCGGCTGGTCGAGAGCGGCCAGGCCTGCCTGCGGTCCGCCCTGCTGTTCGAGCAGGCCGGCGCCTACCAGCGCTCGGTCGAGATGTGGCGCCGGCACGCGCACGTCCTGGACGTCTCCATCGGCTGA
- a CDS encoding DinB family protein, whose product MRLQLDLDLDALGDDAPAEASRILRHWADVLGRTDLEAPARHDLLGRGPAPVGTLTLASTSAQDPKAVLHRYLRGLREALLWKVDGLGERDARWPMTPTGTNLLGLLKHVASVESEYLGLVFGRPFPEQLPWSAEDAEDNADMWAWPEEDVRSVRDLAIRVWSHGDATIEALELDAPGHVHWWGENGADVTLHTVLVHVVTEVARHTGHADILRELTDGARGLREGGTNLPPVEEDYWVAHVARLQQVAEEADARDL is encoded by the coding sequence ATGCGACTGCAGCTCGACCTCGACCTGGACGCCCTGGGCGACGACGCCCCCGCCGAGGCGTCCCGGATCCTCCGCCACTGGGCCGACGTCCTGGGGAGGACGGACCTGGAGGCCCCCGCCCGGCACGACCTGCTGGGCCGGGGTCCGGCCCCGGTCGGCACCCTCACCCTGGCCAGCACCTCCGCGCAGGACCCGAAGGCGGTGCTGCACCGCTACCTGCGGGGGCTGCGCGAGGCCCTGCTGTGGAAGGTGGACGGCCTGGGGGAGCGGGACGCCCGCTGGCCGATGACGCCCACCGGCACCAACCTGCTCGGGCTGCTCAAGCACGTGGCCAGCGTGGAGTCGGAGTACCTCGGGCTGGTCTTCGGGCGCCCCTTCCCCGAGCAGCTGCCCTGGTCGGCCGAGGACGCCGAGGACAACGCCGACATGTGGGCCTGGCCCGAGGAGGACGTCCGCTCCGTGCGCGACCTCGCGATCCGCGTCTGGTCGCACGGCGACGCCACCATCGAGGCCCTCGAGCTGGACGCCCCCGGGCACGTGCACTGGTGGGGCGAGAACGGGGCCGACGTCACCCTGCACACCGTGCTGGTGCACGTGGTCACGGAGGTGGCCCGGCACACCGGCCACGCCGACATCCTCCGCGAGCTCACCGACGGGGCACGGGGGCTCCGCGAGGGCGGCACCAACCTGCCGCCCGTGGAGGAGGACTACTGGGTCGCGCACGTCGCCCGGCTGCAGCAGGTGGCCGAGGAGGCCGACGCCCGCGACCTCTGA
- a CDS encoding pseudouridine synthase, whose amino-acid sequence MGGWLQQRLPEHVDVAAMLSDQRFVHQDGTPVLADEPYRPHTFVWFHRDLRAEPDVPGELVVLHRDERVVVVDKPPFLSSIPRGRHVAQSVVVRLRDELGLPELAPAHRLDRITSGVLLMTTERRWRGPYQSLFEHRAVHKSYRAVAPVREDLVLPLVVRSHIRKVRGVLQAEEVPGAPVNAETLVELETVTDGLGHYRLTPRTGRTHQLRLHLHSLAIPILGDPLYPVVRDVDVDDFSEPLQLLAAELSFTDPVDGRTRHLVSRRTLPLPAPHR is encoded by the coding sequence ATGGGTGGGTGGCTGCAGCAGCGGCTGCCCGAGCACGTGGACGTCGCCGCCATGCTGTCCGACCAGCGGTTCGTGCACCAGGACGGAACGCCGGTCCTGGCCGACGAGCCGTACCGGCCGCACACCTTCGTCTGGTTTCACCGCGACCTGCGCGCCGAGCCCGACGTCCCGGGGGAGCTGGTGGTGCTGCACCGCGACGAGCGGGTGGTGGTGGTCGACAAGCCGCCGTTCCTGTCCTCGATCCCCCGCGGGCGCCACGTGGCCCAGAGCGTGGTGGTGCGGCTCCGCGACGAGCTGGGGCTGCCGGAGCTGGCGCCCGCGCACCGGCTGGACCGGATCACCTCCGGGGTGCTGCTGATGACCACCGAGCGCCGCTGGCGGGGGCCGTACCAGTCGCTGTTCGAGCACCGGGCGGTGCACAAGAGCTACCGGGCGGTGGCGCCGGTGCGCGAGGACCTGGTGCTGCCCCTGGTCGTCCGCAGCCACATCCGCAAGGTGCGCGGGGTGCTGCAGGCCGAGGAGGTCCCCGGCGCCCCGGTGAACGCGGAGACCCTGGTGGAGCTGGAGACGGTCACCGACGGCCTCGGTCACTACCGGCTGACCCCGCGCACCGGGCGGACGCACCAGCTGCGGCTGCACCTGCACTCCCTCGCCATCCCCATCCTCGGTGACCCGCTGTACCCGGTGGTGCGCGACGTGGACGTGGATGACTTCTCCGAGCCGCTGCAGCTGCTGGCCGCCGAGCTGTCCTTCACCGACCCCGTGGACGGGCGGACCCGTCACCTGGTCAGCCGGCGCACGCTCCCGCTGCCCGCTCCCCACCGTTAG
- the rpoB gene encoding DNA-directed RNA polymerase subunit beta, translating to MAASRTVSNTNVISRTGRISFAKIAEPFEVPDLLDLQIDAFDWLVGNDVWRQRIDAALAEGRTDVNPRSGLEEIFEEISPIEDFNQTMSLSFRDHRFEDPKFSVEECKERDATYAAPLFVTAEFMNNETGEIKSQTVFMGDFPLMTPKGTFVINGTERVVVSQLVRSPGVYFEQTPDKTSDKDIFTAKMIPSRGAWLEFEIDKRDMVGVRLDRKRKQNVTVLLKALGWSNEKILEEFGEYESMRLTLEKDHTTTQDEALLDIYRKLRPGEPPTRDAAETLLQNYYFNPKRYDLAKVGRYKINKKLGLDLPFDTQTLTMDDVVATIRYVVALHEGRTELEGLVPDSPVLVEEDDIDHFGNRRLRTVGELIQNQLRTGLGRMERVVRDRMTTQDIEAITPQTLINIRPVVAAMREFFGTSQLSQFMDQTNPVSGLTHKRRLSALGPGGLSRDRAGMEVRDVHPSHYGRMCPIETPEGPNIGLIGSLASFARVNAFGFIETPYRRVQDGRVTDTVDYLTADEEDRYVTAQANAKLNEDGTFAEERVLVRKRHGKVDTIPGTDVQYMDVSPRQMVSVATSLIPFLEHDDASRALMGANMQRQAVPLIRNEAPFVGTGMEYRGAVDGGDVTVAAKAGAVTSVSADLVEMANDDGTYSSYKLAKFERSNQGTSINQRPLVSAGDSLAAGDPIADGPCTDGAEIALGRNLLVAFMPWEGHNYEDAIILSQRLVQDDVLTSIHIEEHEVDARDTKLGAEEITRDIPNVSEEMLANLDDRGIIRVGAEVTTGDILVGKVTPKGETELTPEERLLRAIFGEKAREVRDTSMKVPHGETGTVIGIRVFDRDEDDDLNPGVNQLVRVYVAQKRKIQDGDKLAGRHGNKGVISKILPVEDMPFLEDGTPVDIVLNPLGVPSRMNVGQVLETHLGWVAKTGWDVTEAEGDWAERLRSVGLGRVEGNQRLATPVFDGATEEELTGLMAHGLPTRDGQHLVDGTGKARLFDGRSGEPYPEPVGVGYMYILKLDHLVDNKIHARSTGPYSMITQQPLGGKAQFGGQRFGEMEVWALEAYGAAWALQELLTIKSDDVPGRVKVYEAIVKGENIPEPGIPESFKVLVKEMKSLCLNVEVLSSDGTLVDLRDSEEDSYRASEDLGIDLSRRPGESFAGVDEV from the coding sequence TTGGCCGCCTCGCGCACCGTCTCGAACACCAACGTCATCTCCCGCACTGGTCGCATCTCCTTCGCCAAGATCGCTGAACCCTTCGAGGTTCCCGACCTGCTCGACCTGCAGATCGACGCCTTCGACTGGCTGGTCGGCAACGACGTCTGGCGCCAGCGGATCGACGCGGCCCTGGCGGAGGGACGCACCGACGTCAACCCCCGCTCGGGCCTGGAGGAGATCTTCGAGGAGATCTCCCCGATCGAGGACTTCAACCAGACGATGTCGCTGTCCTTCCGCGACCACCGGTTCGAGGACCCGAAGTTCTCCGTCGAGGAGTGCAAGGAGCGCGACGCGACCTACGCCGCGCCGCTCTTCGTCACCGCCGAGTTCATGAACAACGAGACCGGCGAGATCAAGAGCCAGACCGTGTTCATGGGCGACTTCCCGCTGATGACCCCCAAGGGCACCTTCGTCATCAACGGCACCGAGCGCGTCGTCGTGTCCCAGCTGGTGCGGTCCCCGGGCGTCTACTTCGAGCAGACCCCGGACAAGACCTCCGACAAGGACATCTTCACCGCGAAGATGATCCCCTCGCGCGGCGCCTGGCTCGAGTTCGAGATCGACAAGCGCGACATGGTCGGCGTCCGCCTGGACCGCAAGCGCAAGCAGAACGTCACCGTGCTGCTCAAGGCCCTGGGCTGGAGCAACGAGAAGATCCTCGAGGAGTTCGGCGAGTACGAGTCCATGCGGCTCACCCTGGAGAAGGACCACACCACCACCCAGGACGAGGCCCTGCTCGACATCTACCGCAAGCTGCGCCCGGGCGAACCGCCGACGCGCGACGCCGCGGAGACGCTGCTGCAGAACTACTACTTCAACCCCAAGCGCTACGACCTTGCCAAGGTCGGTCGCTACAAGATCAACAAGAAGCTGGGGCTGGACCTCCCCTTCGACACCCAGACCCTCACCATGGACGACGTCGTGGCGACCATCCGCTACGTCGTCGCCCTGCACGAGGGGCGCACCGAGCTCGAGGGCCTCGTCCCCGACTCCCCGGTGCTGGTCGAGGAGGACGACATCGACCACTTCGGCAACCGCCGTCTGCGCACGGTCGGTGAGCTGATCCAGAACCAGCTCCGCACCGGTCTCGGCCGGATGGAGCGCGTGGTGCGCGACCGGATGACCACCCAGGACATCGAGGCCATCACCCCGCAGACCCTGATCAACATCCGCCCGGTCGTCGCGGCCATGCGGGAGTTCTTCGGCACCTCGCAGCTGTCGCAGTTCATGGACCAGACCAACCCGGTCTCCGGCCTGACGCACAAGCGTCGTCTGTCCGCGCTGGGCCCGGGCGGTCTCTCCCGTGACCGCGCCGGCATGGAGGTCCGTGACGTCCACCCGTCGCACTACGGCCGGATGTGCCCGATCGAGACCCCTGAGGGCCCGAACATCGGCCTGATCGGCTCGCTGGCCTCGTTCGCCCGGGTCAACGCCTTCGGCTTCATCGAGACCCCGTACCGCCGCGTCCAGGACGGTCGGGTGACCGACACCGTCGACTACCTGACCGCCGACGAGGAGGACCGCTACGTCACCGCCCAGGCCAACGCCAAGCTGAACGAGGACGGCACCTTCGCCGAGGAGCGCGTCCTGGTGCGCAAGCGCCACGGCAAGGTCGACACCATCCCCGGCACCGACGTGCAGTACATGGACGTCTCGCCCCGCCAGATGGTCTCCGTCGCGACCTCGCTGATCCCCTTCCTGGAGCACGACGACGCCAGCCGTGCCCTGATGGGGGCCAACATGCAGCGCCAGGCGGTGCCCCTGATCCGCAACGAGGCCCCCTTCGTCGGCACCGGCATGGAGTACCGCGGCGCCGTGGACGGCGGTGACGTCACCGTGGCCGCCAAGGCCGGTGCGGTCACCTCGGTGAGCGCCGACCTGGTCGAGATGGCCAACGACGACGGCACCTACTCCTCCTACAAGCTGGCCAAGTTCGAGCGCTCCAACCAGGGCACCTCGATCAACCAGCGCCCGCTGGTCTCGGCCGGGGACTCCCTGGCTGCCGGCGACCCGATCGCCGACGGCCCCTGCACCGACGGGGCCGAGATCGCGCTGGGACGCAACCTCCTGGTGGCGTTCATGCCCTGGGAGGGCCACAACTACGAGGACGCGATCATCCTCAGCCAGCGCCTGGTCCAGGACGACGTCCTCACCTCGATCCACATCGAGGAGCACGAGGTCGACGCCCGCGACACCAAGCTGGGTGCGGAGGAGATCACCCGCGACATCCCCAACGTCAGCGAGGAGATGCTGGCCAACCTCGACGACCGCGGCATCATCCGCGTCGGCGCCGAGGTGACCACCGGCGACATCCTGGTCGGCAAGGTGACCCCCAAGGGCGAGACCGAGCTCACGCCCGAGGAGCGCCTGCTGCGCGCCATCTTCGGCGAGAAGGCCCGTGAGGTCCGCGACACCTCGATGAAGGTCCCGCACGGCGAGACCGGCACCGTGATCGGCATCCGGGTCTTCGACCGCGACGAGGACGACGACCTGAACCCGGGCGTCAACCAGCTGGTCCGCGTCTACGTGGCCCAGAAGCGCAAGATCCAGGACGGCGACAAGCTCGCCGGCCGCCACGGCAACAAGGGCGTCATCTCCAAGATCCTCCCGGTCGAGGACATGCCGTTCCTCGAGGACGGGACCCCGGTCGACATCGTGCTCAACCCGCTGGGTGTGCCCAGCCGGATGAACGTCGGCCAGGTCCTGGAGACGCACCTGGGCTGGGTCGCCAAGACCGGCTGGGACGTCACCGAGGCCGAGGGCGACTGGGCCGAGCGCCTGCGCTCGGTCGGGCTCGGCCGGGTCGAGGGCAACCAGCGCCTCGCCACCCCGGTCTTCGACGGGGCCACCGAGGAGGAGCTGACGGGTCTGATGGCCCACGGGCTGCCGACGCGCGACGGCCAGCACCTGGTCGACGGCACCGGCAAGGCGCGGCTGTTCGACGGCCGCTCCGGCGAGCCGTACCCCGAGCCGGTCGGCGTGGGCTACATGTACATCCTCAAGCTCGACCACCTCGTCGACAACAAGATCCACGCACGCTCCACGGGTCCGTACTCGATGATCACCCAGCAGCCGCTCGGCGGTAAGGCCCAGTTCGGTGGCCAGCGCTTCGGTGAGATGGAGGTGTGGGCCCTGGAGGCCTACGGCGCCGCCTGGGCGCTGCAGGAGCTGCTGACCATCAAGTCCGACGACGTGCCGGGCCGGGTCAAGGTCTACGAGGCCATCGTCAAGGGGGAGAACATCCCCGAGCCGGGCATCCCGGAGTCGTTCAAGGTGCTGGTGAAGGAGATGAAGTCCCTCTGCCTGAACGTCGAGGTGCTCAGCTCCGACGGCACCCTGGTCGACCTCCGCGACTCCGAGGAGGACAGCTACCGCGCCTCCGAGGACCTCGGCATCGACCTCTCGCGCCGTCCCGGTGAGTCCTTCGCCGGCGTCGACGAAGTCTGA
- a CDS encoding DNA-directed RNA polymerase subunit beta', whose product MLDVNYYDKLRIGLATADEIRGWSHGEVKKPETINYRTLKPEREGLFCERIFGPTRDWECYCGKYKRVRFKGIICERCGVEVTRSNVRRDRMGHIELAAPVTHIWYFKGVPSRLGYLLDIAPKDLEKVIYFAAYMITSVDEEGRHRDLSSLEGKIDVERKNRAQRRDSDIETRMKKLEEDMAALEAEGAKADAKRKVREGAEREVKQLRDRAQRELDRLDAVWDRFKNLKVQDLEGDEVLYREMKTRFGRYFEGSMGADAIQKRLQSFDLALEAESLKNTIQTGKGQRKTRALKRLKVVSAFLTTDNHPTGMVLDAVPVIPPDLRPMVQLDGGRFATSDLNDLYRRVINRNNRLKRLLDLGAPEIIVNNEKRMLQEAVDSLFDNGRRGRPVTGPGNRPLKSISDMLKGKQGRFRQNLLGKRVDYSGRSVIVVGPQLKLHQCGLPKAMALELFKPFVMKRLDDLNHAQNIKSAKRMVERQRPVVWDVLEEVIAEHPVLLNRAPTLHRLGIQAFEPQLIEGKAIQIHPLVCTAFNADFDGDQMAVHLPLSAEAQAEARILMLSTNNILKPADGRPVTMPTQDMIIGHYFLTMQRDEERGAGRVFSSTAEAVMAFDRRELAVGAPVRIRLSDYVPATGSGHQPGTTLVETTLGRALFNEALPTDYPYINHEVGKKQLGVIVNDLAERYPKVEVAHTLDNLKDLGFRWATRSGVTVSISDVSTPPTKPELLAGYEDRATKIDKQYERGLITDDERRGELIELWNDATAKLGQAMEANFERTNPIFMMVHSGARGNMVQMRQIAAMRGLVVNPKGDIIERPIKSNFREGLSVLEYFISTHGGRKGQADTALRTADSGYLTRRLVDVSQDVIIREEDCGTERGLTKVIAVEENGQLVVDENVESAVYARSLAVDAVDAKGELRLPAGVDLGDVNIAMLVDAGVRTVKVRSVLTCEAATGTCSMCYGRSLATGKLVDVGEAVGIVAAQSIGEPGTQLTMRTFHTGGVAGDDITQGLPRVVELFEARQPKGKAPIVETTGRVRIEDGDRSRKLVLVPDDGSEEIEYPVGRRARLLVEDDDRVEVGQQLTAGTQDPADVLRILGIRKVQEHLVDEVQAVYRTQGAPIHDKHIEIIIRQMLRRITVIESGETNLLAGDLVDRQRYESENRRVVAEGGQPASGRPVLMGITKASLATESWLSAASFQETTKVLTDAAIQGKSDSLVGLKENVILGKLIPAGTGLERYRNIKVEPTAEAKAMAYSMSYEPYDYDFGSGSGAAVPLEEFDLGDYR is encoded by the coding sequence GTGCTCGACGTGAACTACTACGACAAGCTGCGCATCGGACTCGCCACCGCCGACGAGATCCGCGGCTGGTCGCACGGTGAGGTCAAGAAGCCCGAGACGATCAACTACCGCACGCTCAAGCCCGAGCGCGAGGGGCTCTTCTGCGAGCGCATCTTCGGACCCACCCGGGACTGGGAGTGCTACTGCGGCAAGTACAAGCGCGTCCGCTTCAAGGGCATCATCTGCGAGCGCTGCGGGGTCGAGGTCACCCGCTCCAACGTGCGTCGTGACCGGATGGGCCACATCGAGCTGGCCGCCCCGGTCACCCACATCTGGTACTTCAAGGGTGTCCCCAGCCGGCTCGGCTACCTGCTCGACATCGCCCCGAAGGACCTGGAGAAGGTCATCTACTTCGCGGCGTACATGATCACCTCCGTGGACGAGGAGGGTCGTCACCGCGACCTCTCGTCCCTGGAGGGCAAGATCGACGTCGAGCGGAAGAACCGCGCCCAGCGCCGGGACTCCGACATCGAGACCCGGATGAAGAAGCTCGAGGAGGACATGGCCGCCCTCGAGGCCGAGGGTGCCAAGGCCGACGCCAAGCGCAAGGTGCGCGAGGGTGCCGAGCGCGAGGTCAAGCAGCTGCGTGACCGCGCCCAGCGCGAGCTGGACCGTCTCGACGCCGTCTGGGACCGCTTCAAGAACCTCAAGGTCCAGGACCTCGAGGGCGACGAGGTGCTCTACCGCGAGATGAAGACGCGCTTCGGCCGCTACTTCGAGGGCTCGATGGGTGCGGACGCGATCCAGAAGCGGCTGCAGTCCTTCGACCTGGCCCTGGAGGCCGAGTCGCTGAAGAACACCATCCAGACCGGCAAGGGTCAGCGCAAGACCCGCGCCCTGAAGCGGCTGAAGGTCGTCTCGGCGTTCCTGACCACCGACAACCACCCCACCGGCATGGTGCTGGACGCCGTCCCGGTGATCCCGCCGGACCTGCGTCCGATGGTCCAGCTCGACGGTGGCCGGTTCGCCACCTCCGACCTGAACGACCTGTACCGCCGCGTGATCAACCGGAACAACCGGCTGAAGCGCCTGCTCGACCTCGGTGCGCCCGAGATCATTGTCAACAACGAGAAGCGGATGCTCCAGGAGGCCGTCGACTCGCTGTTCGACAACGGCCGCCGTGGCCGTCCGGTGACCGGTCCGGGCAACCGCCCGCTCAAGTCGATCTCGGACATGCTCAAGGGCAAGCAGGGTCGTTTCCGCCAGAACCTGCTGGGCAAGCGCGTGGACTACTCCGGCCGTTCGGTCATCGTGGTCGGCCCGCAGCTCAAGCTGCACCAGTGCGGTCTGCCCAAGGCGATGGCCCTGGAGCTGTTCAAGCCCTTCGTGATGAAGCGCCTGGACGACCTCAACCACGCCCAGAACATCAAGTCCGCCAAGCGCATGGTCGAGCGCCAGCGCCCGGTGGTCTGGGACGTCCTGGAGGAGGTCATCGCCGAGCACCCGGTGCTGCTGAACCGTGCACCCACGCTGCACCGCCTCGGCATCCAGGCCTTCGAGCCCCAGCTGATCGAGGGCAAGGCGATCCAGATCCACCCGCTGGTCTGCACCGCCTTCAACGCCGACTTCGACGGCGACCAGATGGCGGTCCACCTGCCGCTGAGCGCCGAGGCCCAGGCCGAGGCCCGGATCCTGATGCTGTCGACCAACAACATCCTGAAGCCGGCCGACGGTCGTCCGGTGACCATGCCCACCCAGGACATGATCATCGGTCACTACTTCCTGACCATGCAGCGTGACGAGGAGCGCGGCGCGGGCCGCGTGTTCTCCAGCACGGCCGAGGCCGTGATGGCCTTCGACCGGCGCGAGCTGGCCGTGGGCGCCCCGGTGCGGATCCGGCTGTCCGACTACGTGCCGGCCACCGGCTCGGGTCACCAGCCGGGCACCACGCTGGTGGAGACCACCCTGGGCCGGGCCCTGTTCAACGAGGCCCTGCCGACGGACTACCCCTACATCAACCACGAGGTGGGGAAGAAGCAGCTCGGGGTCATCGTCAACGACCTCGCCGAGCGGTACCCCAAGGTCGAGGTCGCCCACACCCTGGACAACCTCAAGGACCTCGGCTTCCGCTGGGCGACCCGCTCCGGTGTCACGGTCTCGATCAGCGACGTCTCCACGCCGCCGACCAAGCCCGAGCTGCTGGCCGGCTACGAGGACCGCGCGACCAAGATCGACAAGCAGTACGAGCGCGGTCTGATCACCGACGACGAGCGTCGCGGTGAGCTGATCGAGCTGTGGAACGACGCCACGGCGAAGCTCGGCCAGGCGATGGAGGCCAACTTCGAGCGGACCAACCCCATCTTCATGATGGTCCACTCCGGTGCCCGCGGGAACATGGTGCAGATGCGCCAGATCGCGGCCATGCGTGGCCTCGTGGTGAACCCCAAGGGCGACATCATCGAGCGGCCGATCAAGTCCAACTTCCGTGAGGGCCTCTCGGTCCTGGAGTACTTCATCTCCACCCACGGTGGGCGCAAGGGCCAGGCCGACACCGCGCTCCGCACGGCGGACTCGGGCTACCTGACCCGTCGTCTGGTCGACGTCTCCCAGGACGTGATCATCCGCGAGGAGGACTGCGGCACCGAGCGCGGCCTCACCAAGGTGATCGCGGTCGAGGAGAACGGCCAGCTGGTCGTCGACGAGAACGTCGAGAGCGCGGTCTACGCCCGCTCCCTCGCCGTGGACGCCGTCGACGCCAAGGGCGAGCTGCGTCTGCCCGCCGGGGTCGACCTCGGGGACGTCAACATCGCGATGCTGGTCGACGCCGGCGTGCGCACCGTCAAGGTGCGCAGCGTCCTCACCTGCGAGGCCGCCACCGGCACCTGCTCCATGTGCTACGGACGGTCCCTGGCCACCGGCAAGCTGGTGGACGTCGGCGAGGCCGTGGGCATCGTGGCCGCGCAGTCCATCGGTGAGCCCGGCACGCAGCTGACGATGCGCACCTTCCACACCGGTGGTGTGGCTGGTGACGACATCACCCAGGGTCTGCCCCGCGTGGTGGAGCTCTTCGAGGCCCGTCAGCCCAAGGGCAAGGCGCCGATCGTGGAGACCACCGGCCGGGTCCGCATCGAGGACGGGGACCGCAGCCGCAAGCTCGTCCTGGTCCCCGACGACGGCTCGGAGGAGATCGAGTACCCGGTGGGTCGTCGTGCCCGCCTGCTGGTCGAGGACGACGACCGGGTCGAGGTGGGTCAGCAGCTCACCGCTGGTACCCAGGACCCGGCCGACGTGCTCCGCATCCTCGGCATCCGCAAGGTGCAGGAGCACCTGGTGGACGAGGTGCAGGCCGTGTACCGGACGCAGGGCGCCCCGATCCACGACAAGCACATCGAGATCATCATCCGGCAGATGCTGCGCCGGATCACGGTGATCGAGTCCGGGGAGACCAACCTGCTGGCCGGTGACCTGGTCGACCGTCAGCGCTACGAGTCGGAGAACCGTCGCGTGGTCGCCGAGGGCGGTCAGCCGGCCTCGGGTCGTCCGGTGCTGATGGGCATCACCAAGGCCTCGCTCGCCACCGAGTCCTGGCTGTCGGCCGCCTCCTTCCAGGAGACGACCAAGGTGCTCACCGACGCCGCGATCCAGGGCAAGTCCGACAGCCTGGTCGGTCTGAAGGAGAACGTCATCCTCGGGAAGCTGATCCCGGCCGGCACCGGTCTGGAGCGCTACCGCAACATCAAGGTAGAGCCGACGGCCGAGGCCAAGGCGATGGCGTACTCGATGAGCTACGAGCCCTACGACTACGACTTCGGCTCCGGCTCGGGTGCAGCCGTGCCGCTGGAGGAGTTCGACCTCGGCGACTACCGCTGA